Proteins encoded together in one Mycoplasma miroungirhinis window:
- a CDS encoding HinT-interacting membrane complex lipoprotein P60 — protein MKKSLFLSLLTVSTIAPSVAIAAISCATSDPLALNERGKQESVLTSPETKTFILQNVADNLITNIYSSEIQSKTKDNIKTLYENKTSQFYKDFKKFFDIFAKRQLDQNGQYFVNLRQDLLNNNVDVIDFNPVGWEMLNEQQMDFLFNNSEKLSQSIRLEIEKMIVVYNYLLQNRQEVLSITKDEQNNDKSLQKVDSSKFNDEDKRRFNSLDKTAKDVYLIKYLLDNKLVESWSFQREENVQLLQGHALINDESTYNKLIQNNNLKYKVVDDLSLLVHGSDNIDLTKLRGYNGVHKFTDSPVGDMNYDNYSLETKDYTVEGFVSTFNNGIYSVKQLTFNSYVLDKLKTKPVISLKEDAKQKTFFSSEDFTVSGFNYDTNAKIFTKIVDDITFNFKFSRIESTNDGNNIRLTIELSVPNLGNKAKYVFSTELKNKVSTAIREFDQFELPKFVDFYNPQSKHIEGKYIIKIAPKMIKQTSDKQETKYLSTLDQTPWNSNEEKEKLALNIVFLDYLSLYKTVVKYFKELGVGINTEGMDKIIIDFLKAEDLL, from the coding sequence ATGAAAAAATCATTATTTTTAAGTTTATTAACTGTTTCTACTATTGCACCATCAGTTGCAATCGCTGCAATTTCTTGTGCTACTTCTGATCCTTTAGCTTTAAATGAACGTGGTAAACAAGAAAGTGTGTTAACTAGTCCAGAAACTAAAACATTTATTTTACAAAATGTTGCTGATAATTTAATTACTAACATTTATTCATCAGAAATACAATCAAAGACAAAAGATAATATTAAAACTTTATATGAAAATAAAACCTCACAATTTTATAAAGATTTTAAAAAGTTTTTTGATATTTTTGCCAAAAGACAACTAGATCAAAATGGTCAATATTTTGTTAATTTACGTCAAGATTTATTAAACAATAATGTTGATGTAATTGATTTTAATCCTGTTGGTTGAGAAATGCTTAATGAGCAACAAATGGACTTTTTATTTAATAACTCTGAAAAACTTTCACAAAGTATTCGTCTAGAAATAGAAAAAATGATTGTAGTTTATAATTATTTACTACAAAATAGACAAGAAGTTTTATCAATTACAAAAGATGAACAAAACAATGATAAATCATTACAAAAAGTGGATTCATCTAAGTTTAATGATGAAGATAAAAGAAGATTTAATTCTTTAGATAAAACTGCAAAAGATGTTTATTTAATTAAATACCTTTTAGATAATAAATTAGTTGAATCATGAAGTTTCCAAAGAGAAGAAAATGTTCAATTACTTCAAGGTCATGCATTAATCAATGATGAAAGTACATACAATAAGTTAATCCAAAATAACAATTTAAAATACAAAGTAGTAGATGATTTATCATTATTAGTTCATGGTTCAGATAATATTGATTTAACTAAATTACGTGGTTATAATGGTGTCCATAAATTCACTGATTCACCTGTTGGTGATATGAATTATGATAATTATAGTTTAGAAACAAAAGACTACACAGTTGAAGGATTTGTTAGCACATTTAATAATGGAATTTATTCTGTAAAACAATTAACATTTAATAGTTATGTTTTAGATAAATTAAAAACAAAACCTGTTATTTCTTTAAAAGAAGATGCAAAACAAAAAACTTTCTTCTCATCTGAAGATTTTACTGTATCTGGATTTAATTATGATACCAATGCTAAAATATTTACAAAAATAGTTGATGATATAACATTTAATTTTAAATTCTCAAGAATTGAGTCAACAAACGATGGAAATAATATTAGATTAACTATTGAACTTTCTGTACCAAATTTAGGAAATAAAGCAAAATATGTTTTTAGTACTGAATTAAAAAACAAAGTTTCAACAGCAATTAGAGAATTTGATCAATTTGAGTTACCAAAATTTGTGGATTTCTATAATCCTCAATCAAAACACATTGAAGGTAAATATATTATTAAAATTGCACCTAAAATGATCAAACAAACTTCAGATAAACAAGAAACTAAATATTTATCAACATTAGATCAAACACCATGAAATTCTAATGAAGAAAAAGAAAAACTGGCTTTAAATATTGTATTTTTAGATTATCTAAGTTTATATAAAACCGTTGTTAAATATTTTAAAGAATTAGGTGTGGGAATTAACACTGAAGGAATGGACAAAATCATTATTGACTTCTTAAAAGCTGAAGATTTATTATAA
- a CDS encoding S41 family peptidase: MRKHYSSKKFIKKLITYSFLTTISAAAISAAVSCSTDESVKITTNIPEELKSPTNNTSNESIKETNNNFKSVTFENISSEYNISNTNLKIFKNQNTDDIYVNVNEFINKLNGLFLKNQFKYIKHSKLGYEYSVFNSPLIFDDINNKILFQNTNVFNFLESSSTINYTERIKYLENNEDKLTNDKYSELDLGKYNFKILEKDKNIFLPFSIFNLLFLSQGYYNIYYNGDKFIGTTLTINKDTSSEEYNKIMNNSNNDQKQTAKQRQNNYNFLLFLFDNFYGLKNNVFKKYNVTNWDEFFQTTHLKDKLLSPESNMNANAYEDFIYTYLDELHTSIQSGSYYDPKDYRANPYASAQSSTIQSYINNLNKLSRIRNATQAKNKENENDVNFLQFHNDIAIIYLDGFTIATNEEINGKEPYKYDSYFLMFEAMKRIQQHSTQHPIKKIILDISLNGGGSIAAMEKVAAFMSNKDQKIYYYDILSKILNFSKYRVDVNNDAAYDARDGYTNYDWYILVGKNTFSAANLLTHIAKLGKFAKIIGNKSGGGMYSILPVVLPDGTSLQMSSNNAWIAVPDKDIEKENDLPYTEDGIDVDLEIPYFAYYNYDVLEAYLQNPEEGLKKYNQYILSVKQSAWNTKYNNINKYLNYIKNKRNKQQYLKDIEEYTIQPNDTLDQMDEKIEKMKQLFNIIQHQYQSENRK; this comes from the coding sequence ATGAGAAAACATTATTCAAGTAAAAAATTCATAAAAAAATTAATAACTTATTCATTCTTAACAACTATATCAGCCGCAGCAATATCAGCGGCTGTTTCTTGTTCTACAGATGAGTCTGTTAAAATAACAACTAATATTCCAGAGGAATTAAAATCACCCACAAATAATACTTCTAATGAATCTATTAAAGAAACTAATAATAATTTTAAATCGGTTACATTTGAAAACATTTCAAGCGAATATAACATTTCAAACACAAATCTAAAAATTTTCAAAAATCAAAACACAGATGACATTTATGTTAATGTTAATGAATTTATTAATAAATTAAATGGTTTATTTTTAAAAAATCAGTTTAAATATATTAAACATTCTAAATTAGGCTATGAATATAGTGTTTTTAATAGTCCGCTTATTTTTGATGATATAAATAACAAAATATTGTTTCAAAACACTAATGTATTTAATTTTTTAGAAAGTTCTTCAACTATTAATTACACGGAAAGAATTAAATATTTAGAAAATAACGAAGATAAATTAACAAATGATAAATATTCAGAATTAGATTTAGGAAAATACAATTTTAAAATTTTAGAAAAAGATAAAAATATTTTTCTTCCTTTTTCAATTTTTAACTTATTATTTTTAAGCCAAGGTTATTATAATATTTATTATAATGGTGATAAATTTATTGGAACTACATTGACTATTAATAAAGACACCAGTTCTGAAGAATATAATAAAATTATGAATAATTCAAATAATGATCAAAAACAAACAGCTAAGCAAAGACAAAACAACTATAATTTCTTATTATTTTTATTTGATAATTTCTATGGTTTAAAAAACAATGTATTTAAAAAATATAATGTCACAAATTGAGATGAATTTTTCCAAACAACACATCTAAAGGATAAATTATTATCTCCAGAATCTAATATGAATGCTAATGCATATGAAGATTTTATTTATACTTATTTAGATGAATTACATACTTCAATTCAATCAGGTTCATATTATGATCCTAAGGATTACCGTGCAAATCCTTATGCATCAGCACAAAGTTCAACAATTCAAAGTTATATTAATAATTTAAATAAGCTAAGTAGAATTAGAAATGCAACACAAGCTAAAAATAAAGAAAATGAAAATGATGTAAATTTCCTTCAATTTCATAATGACATAGCTATTATTTACTTAGATGGTTTTACGATAGCTACAAACGAAGAAATAAATGGAAAAGAGCCATATAAGTATGATAGTTATTTCTTAATGTTTGAAGCTATGAAAAGAATTCAACAACATTCAACCCAACACCCTATTAAAAAAATAATTTTAGATATATCTTTAAATGGTGGAGGTTCGATAGCTGCTATGGAAAAAGTTGCTGCTTTTATGAGTAATAAAGACCAAAAAATTTATTATTATGATATTTTAAGTAAAATTCTAAATTTTAGTAAATATCGTGTAGATGTTAATAATGATGCAGCATATGATGCAAGAGATGGTTATACAAATTATGATTGATATATTTTAGTAGGTAAAAACACATTTAGTGCTGCTAATCTTCTTACTCATATTGCAAAATTAGGTAAATTTGCAAAAATTATCGGAAACAAAAGTGGTGGTGGAATGTATTCTATTTTACCTGTGGTTTTACCCGATGGTACTAGTTTACAAATGTCATCAAATAATGCATGAATTGCTGTTCCAGATAAAGATATAGAAAAAGAAAATGATTTACCTTATACAGAAGACGGTATAGATGTCGATTTAGAAATTCCTTATTTTGCTTATTATAATTATGATGTTCTTGAAGCATATTTACAAAATCCAGAAGAAGGTTTAAAAAAATATAATCAATACATTTTATCAGTAAAACAAAGTGCATGAAATACAAAATATAATAATATTAACAAATACTTAAATTACATAAAAAATAAAAGAAACAAACAACAATATTTAAAAGATATAGAAGAATATACAATTCAACCAAATGATACATTAGATCAAATGGATGAAAAAATAGAAAAAATGAAGCAACTATTTAATATAATTCAACACCAATATCAAAGTGAAAATAGAAAATAA
- a CDS encoding leucine-rich repeat domain-containing protein, whose amino-acid sequence MKKSKKLLTITSLGLLSIAGIATVATSCATESPKKDEQSAQKPQTDNKTAEPQQKSAAQMKLDELENTILAAKKTKGPYSNDVDYVSTNIISEAITNAESSLHKYRTITNPKAEDIQKAIDELNKKMKEADDYFNLTTQQKQQILKDKYTQMIAKATELKNTLTKDDAKELIDSKLEEYSKLQETDSRYYRKIQNYIDELGFILEDAKKLNQLTDKQLYDAYIATESKILSQIVKKFGNDTNARELQEAIKEAFKTAKENTSEQYKEKEQNLKQKVNKLIQDADTKFITPEIATSLYNQETKQVQIPANVLTIKANSFENLEELENVTFNSKLKNIESHAFDKTNLTHITFPDTLETLSGFAQTPVTELTIPANTTEINYAFNNSSQLTTLHLNNKLTVLKGFDSTMVTELTLPETLQVFEGFRDTPITHLSLGSKINTFITSLPQLTELTFATNTNFDLVTNDIQSGHGIWISKSIFPKLEKIYVHSDADKQKLLKALGANIKISDDSQLEEQKTENNKKIQKRKLQFLTYLDYLGKISLASIKDLEHFEEAKKQKLTEFVNKYTSFEELKSDLEYIINHAAGYNARSTLQKLQENVAIQKELLGIVGYTITQEKLASDQNIEDEDVKTKFISFENKFNEQAKEYENLEQKNKDIDAKIAKNKEIVKQSEYYIQYLQDIYRNHKLDFNAISPENQTVVKEILNITDDMTIEQKNNAIDAFSFSNKYRSDNTLKMTEDMIKNYIKLITAFKYDLTYEHIKSDTTLDEETQTDYEIEKQKYENAKGNVWENIIQVKNS is encoded by the coding sequence ATGAAAAAATCTAAAAAACTATTAACAATTACATCATTAGGATTATTATCTATTGCTGGTATTGCCACAGTTGCTACTTCTTGTGCAACAGAAAGTCCTAAAAAAGACGAACAATCAGCTCAAAAACCTCAAACAGATAATAAAACAGCTGAACCTCAACAAAAAAGTGCTGCACAAATGAAGTTAGACGAGCTAGAAAATACTATTCTTGCAGCTAAAAAAACAAAAGGGCCTTATAGTAATGATGTAGATTATGTTTCAACTAACATCATAAGTGAAGCTATAACAAATGCTGAAAGTAGTTTACATAAATATAGAACAATTACAAATCCAAAAGCTGAAGACATTCAAAAAGCTATTGATGAATTAAATAAAAAAATGAAAGAAGCAGATGATTACTTTAATTTAACAACTCAACAAAAACAACAAATTCTAAAAGATAAATACACTCAAATGATTGCAAAAGCAACAGAATTAAAAAATACTTTGACAAAAGATGATGCAAAAGAATTAATTGATTCAAAACTTGAAGAATATAGTAAGCTTCAAGAAACAGATTCTAGATATTACAGAAAAATTCAAAACTATATCGACGAATTAGGGTTTATATTAGAAGATGCAAAAAAACTAAATCAATTAACTGATAAACAATTATATGATGCATACATTGCAACAGAATCTAAAATCTTAAGTCAAATTGTAAAAAAATTTGGAAATGATACAAATGCTAGAGAACTTCAAGAAGCAATTAAAGAAGCATTTAAAACTGCCAAAGAAAATACAAGTGAGCAATATAAAGAAAAAGAACAAAATCTAAAACAAAAAGTTAATAAACTTATTCAAGATGCTGATACTAAGTTCATAACACCTGAAATAGCTACCAGTTTATATAATCAAGAAACAAAACAAGTACAAATACCAGCAAATGTTTTAACAATTAAAGCTAATTCATTTGAAAATCTAGAAGAACTAGAAAATGTAACATTTAATAGTAAATTAAAAAATATTGAATCACATGCTTTTGATAAAACTAATTTAACACATATTACTTTCCCAGACACTCTAGAAACATTAAGTGGTTTTGCTCAAACACCTGTAACAGAATTAACAATACCTGCTAATACAACTGAAATTAATTATGCATTCAACAATTCATCACAATTAACTACATTACATTTAAATAATAAATTAACTGTATTAAAAGGTTTTGATAGTACAATGGTTACAGAATTAACTTTACCAGAAACATTACAAGTATTTGAAGGATTTAGAGACACACCTATTACTCATCTTTCATTAGGTTCAAAAATAAATACTTTTATTACTTCATTACCACAATTAACTGAACTTACTTTTGCTACAAATACTAATTTTGATTTAGTAACTAATGATATACAAAGTGGACATGGTATTTGAATTTCAAAAAGTATTTTCCCTAAACTAGAAAAAATTTATGTTCATAGTGATGCAGATAAACAAAAATTACTAAAAGCACTAGGTGCAAATATAAAAATTAGTGATGATAGTCAATTAGAAGAACAAAAAACAGAAAATAATAAAAAAATCCAAAAAAGAAAATTACAATTCTTAACTTATTTAGATTATCTAGGAAAAATCTCTTTAGCTTCTATTAAAGATTTAGAGCATTTTGAAGAAGCTAAAAAACAAAAACTAACTGAATTTGTTAATAAATATACATCATTTGAAGAGCTAAAAAGTGATTTAGAATATATTATAAATCATGCTGCTGGATATAATGCTAGATCAACATTACAAAAATTACAAGAAAATGTTGCTATCCAAAAAGAATTATTAGGTATTGTGGGTTACACTATAACACAAGAAAAATTAGCTAGTGATCAAAATATTGAAGATGAAGATGTAAAAACTAAATTTATTTCATTTGAAAATAAATTTAATGAACAAGCAAAAGAATATGAAAATTTAGAACAAAAAAATAAAGATATAGATGCTAAAATAGCTAAAAATAAAGAAATTGTTAAACAATCTGAATATTACATTCAATATCTACAAGATATTTATAGAAACCACAAACTTGATTTTAATGCTATAAGTCCTGAAAATCAAACAGTTGTAAAAGAAATTTTAAACATTACTGATGATATGACTATTGAACAAAAAAATAATGCAATTGATGCATTCTCATTCTCAAATAAATATCGTAGCGATAATACTCTAAAAATGACAGAAGATATGATTAAAAATTATATTAAATTAATTACAGCATTTAAATATGATTTAACTTATGAACATATTAAATCAGATACAACCCTAGATGAAGAAACACAAACTGATTATGAAATAGAAAAACAAAAATACGAAAATGCTAAAGGTAATGTATGAGAAAACATTATTCAAGTAAAAAATTCATAA
- a CDS encoding leucine-rich repeat domain-containing protein, with translation MNKKTKKLFYLSILSSPVLVTTFIAMSCSNEKQQNAEQAMAQIDALKQQINNDEQLNILINLEKKIKNNSLTEKEFENAKQTLTNKIKTNLQKLQFYQEDIKKEVTDSDENNPNVLTKNKALKMFSKNSTEITIPEGITKISAGAFENYYDLEQIHLPNSLVYIGQDAFNNSAITNLTLPDNLEVLGGFANTKIQSLNFPNNLKKILQHSFDNTPISEINLPASLKELGGFADTGIATIKLPENLEIIHKHTLDLTTIQELTLNQNLKTLGGFSHTNISNIKFNDNLEEISDDAFEEPKFTVLELPKKIQKVGGFKKSEFESVVFPEGTKEIFKDAFAGSNKLKNISLPSTLKKLGGFQNTLISKLELPAKLKEIVAHSFDGTRIKSITLPQGIEKIGGFAKLDLKAIELPESITYIAPNTFDLNANIQTTPTSIKLPAKLKSLGGFANWNINEINIPSTVTEIFKNAFDSTNISQLKLPANLEKLGGFASTKITNLDLPKNLKVIFEESFNETDIQQLNLPNTLEILGGFASTQINKIQTPDSLKEITKDAFDRSLIKYLWLNPGLKTLGGFAQTQNLEHVILPESLEVILPDSFANSGLKKIKLPAHLKILGGFSGEKSQISSVKLPSTLKEITNDAFSFNKLITEITLPEGLEILDGFGFTNISSIQIPSTVTKIGGFNLTKIKTLVLPEGLEYFAGFSETNVKILTLPKNVKWAEISKNHWEELQSVVVYSKYLINNEKWISMMNEKQNAEVSIEDRSKE, from the coding sequence ATGAACAAAAAGACTAAAAAATTATTTTATTTAAGTATTTTATCATCACCTGTTTTAGTGACCACATTTATAGCAATGTCTTGTTCAAATGAAAAACAACAAAATGCAGAACAAGCAATGGCTCAGATTGATGCTTTAAAACAACAAATAAATAATGATGAACAACTTAATATATTAATAAATTTAGAAAAGAAAATTAAAAACAATTCATTAACAGAAAAAGAATTTGAAAACGCTAAACAAACATTAACAAATAAAATTAAGACTAATCTTCAAAAATTACAATTTTATCAAGAAGATATTAAAAAAGAAGTAACTGATAGTGATGAAAATAATCCAAATGTATTAACAAAAAACAAAGCCTTAAAAATGTTTTCAAAAAACTCAACAGAAATTACTATACCAGAAGGTATAACAAAAATTTCTGCTGGTGCTTTTGAAAATTATTATGATTTAGAACAAATTCACTTACCTAATTCATTAGTTTATATAGGTCAAGATGCATTTAATAACTCCGCAATTACAAATTTAACTTTACCTGATAATCTAGAAGTTTTAGGTGGATTTGCAAACACAAAAATTCAATCCCTAAATTTTCCTAATAATTTAAAAAAAATTTTACAACATTCATTTGATAATACACCAATTTCCGAAATTAATTTACCAGCTAGCTTAAAAGAACTAGGGGGATTTGCAGATACAGGAATCGCAACTATAAAACTTCCTGAAAATCTTGAAATCATTCATAAACATACATTGGATTTAACAACTATTCAAGAATTAACACTTAATCAAAACTTAAAAACATTAGGTGGATTTTCACATACTAATATCTCAAATATAAAATTTAATGATAATTTAGAAGAAATTTCTGATGATGCTTTTGAAGAACCTAAATTTACTGTTTTAGAACTTCCAAAAAAAATTCAAAAAGTTGGAGGATTTAAAAAATCTGAATTTGAATCTGTAGTGTTCCCTGAAGGAACAAAAGAAATATTTAAAGATGCTTTTGCTGGTTCAAATAAATTAAAAAATATTTCGCTTCCTTCTACATTAAAAAAATTAGGAGGATTCCAAAATACTTTAATATCTAAACTAGAATTACCAGCTAAATTAAAAGAAATAGTTGCTCATTCATTTGATGGAACAAGAATAAAATCAATTACTTTACCACAAGGAATTGAAAAAATAGGGGGATTTGCAAAATTAGATCTAAAAGCAATCGAATTGCCTGAGTCAATAACATATATTGCTCCGAATACTTTTGATTTAAATGCAAATATTCAAACTACACCAACATCAATAAAATTACCAGCTAAATTAAAATCATTAGGTGGATTCGCAAATTGAAACATTAATGAAATAAACATACCGTCAACTGTAACCGAAATTTTTAAAAATGCTTTTGATTCAACTAATATTTCACAACTTAAGTTACCTGCAAATCTAGAGAAATTAGGAGGATTTGCATCTACAAAAATAACTAATCTTGACTTACCAAAAAATTTAAAAGTTATTTTTGAAGAATCTTTTAATGAAACCGATATTCAACAATTAAATTTACCTAACACACTAGAAATATTAGGGGGATTTGCATCTACACAAATAAATAAAATTCAAACTCCAGATAGTTTAAAAGAAATTACAAAAGATGCATTTGATCGTAGTTTAATTAAATATTTATGATTAAATCCTGGATTAAAAACACTTGGTGGTTTTGCTCAAACTCAAAATCTAGAACATGTAATTTTACCAGAAAGTTTAGAGGTAATTTTACCTGATTCATTTGCAAATTCAGGTTTAAAAAAAATTAAACTACCAGCACATTTAAAAATCCTAGGTGGATTTTCAGGTGAAAAATCACAAATTTCTTCTGTTAAATTGCCTTCAACATTAAAAGAAATTACAAATGATGCTTTTAGTTTTAATAAATTAATAACCGAAATTACATTACCAGAAGGATTAGAAATATTAGATGGATTTGGATTTACAAACATATCATCAATCCAAATACCTTCAACTGTAACTAAAATAGGTGGATTTAATCTTACTAAAATAAAAACATTGGTTTTACCAGAAGGACTTGAATATTTTGCAGGGTTTTCTGAAACAAATGTTAAAATTCTAACTTTACCTAAAAATGTCAAATGAGCTGAAATTAGTAAAAATCATTGAGAAGAATTACAATCAGTTGTTGTTTATAGTAAGTATTTAATAAACAATGAAAAATGAATAAGTATGATGAATGAAAAACAAAACGCAGAAGTATCTATAGAAGATAGAAGTAAAGAGTAA